The proteins below are encoded in one region of Pseudomonadota bacterium:
- a CDS encoding flagellar protein FliS: MNPYEAYRNVERSVDVDDKPKVLLKVYQILLEKFEIVRHAIENQNYLLKDRELSKITTAIEILDNSLDRSYGEIPKNLSSLYIYLLRRLRSVQITLDIKSLEECRSLLTKISEGFEMAYENERHKRFSSENKIKTSSGMI; encoded by the coding sequence ATGAACCCATACGAAGCCTACCGCAATGTTGAGAGAAGCGTAGATGTGGATGACAAGCCGAAGGTATTGCTCAAGGTTTATCAAATTCTTTTGGAGAAGTTTGAGATTGTAAGACATGCCATAGAAAATCAGAACTATCTGTTGAAGGACCGTGAGCTGTCAAAAATCACGACAGCGATTGAAATCCTTGACAATTCACTTGATAGGTCTTACGGAGAGATACCGAAAAATCTTTCCAGCCTCTATATTTACCTCCTCAGGCGATTGAGAAGCGTACAAATTACCCTTGATATAAAATCGCTTGAAGAGTGTAGATCCTTGCTGACAAAGATTAGTGAAGGGTTTGAAATGGCTTATGAAAACGAGAGACATAAACGGTTTTCCTCGGAGAATAAGATTAAGACAAGTTCCGGAATGATCTGA
- the fliD gene encoding flagellar filament capping protein FliD — MADSTTISSTTTSPTSNTTSTTSNTKSATSTGKGFSGVGVISGIDWETLVEKTIDAKKTAMEAPYTRSKTDYQNKLTAWQSFNTSLSAMTTLINDKDKFNSDDGYKLFYSSLYCTNSEVKTADVMNVTVGTAAGPGTYSVEVSALAKAEKINSDVFTSKNTALGVAGDLVVNNKAVSILATDTLAGVMTKINSVGSGVTAAIIGVSDTEYRLTLQSDAEGAAGMSLKNGDVSTVLEQLTLHTGTEQLAHASGSDVLSDTYRDSTNEADTPDKTISTLLGLNNPQSGTVTIKGKTYTINLSTATLNSITAAINADAPSGTVASVVSVTDNDYVTTYKLKLTNVGLSDLTDQNNVLETLGILEGTRKNTITVGQDASLKVDGFAITSHSNAVTSAIEGVTLNLAGTTATATPIQVKILADNDTLIDKLTTYIGGISDILTAIKNQNTYSATDSKALLGDVNLSVIKDNITNALFAETSSNTLYKNLSSAGITFASDGTISMDTDALKKALLNNRTDVVNLLKNFGTSLNDKMNVYVDPYTGTLKDITESIQNEITSLDDRLAEMDQQFERQADLMRNRYNALESLISKSNSLKTFLSDTSDARKQTW; from the coding sequence ATGGCCGATAGCACAACCATAAGCAGCACTACTACGAGCCCTACCAGCAACACTACGAGTACTACCAGCAACACTAAGAGCGCTACCAGCACCGGCAAAGGCTTTTCCGGCGTCGGGGTGATAAGCGGCATAGACTGGGAGACTCTTGTCGAGAAGACGATTGACGCCAAGAAAACTGCTATGGAGGCCCCTTATACAAGGAGCAAAACAGACTATCAGAACAAGCTTACCGCCTGGCAGTCATTTAATACGTCCCTTTCTGCTATGACCACGCTGATAAACGATAAGGATAAGTTCAACTCCGATGACGGCTACAAGCTTTTTTATTCCTCTCTTTACTGTACGAATTCGGAGGTGAAGACTGCTGATGTGATGAACGTCACTGTAGGAACTGCGGCAGGTCCAGGTACATATTCTGTGGAGGTCTCTGCCCTTGCAAAGGCTGAAAAGATAAACTCCGATGTATTTACCTCAAAAAATACGGCCCTGGGTGTTGCAGGCGATCTCGTGGTAAACAACAAGGCCGTCAGCATACTCGCCACCGACACTCTCGCCGGGGTGATGACCAAGATAAACAGTGTAGGCTCCGGTGTTACAGCGGCAATCATCGGTGTTTCCGATACCGAATACCGGCTTACCCTCCAGTCGGACGCAGAAGGTGCAGCAGGCATGTCACTGAAAAATGGGGACGTTTCGACTGTGCTGGAACAGCTCACACTCCACACAGGCACGGAACAGCTTGCCCATGCCTCCGGTTCTGACGTTTTGAGTGACACATACAGGGACAGTACAAACGAGGCCGACACGCCTGACAAAACGATCAGCACACTCCTTGGCCTCAATAATCCCCAGTCGGGCACGGTGACGATAAAGGGAAAGACCTACACGATCAACCTTTCCACCGCTACGCTCAATTCAATCACCGCTGCCATAAATGCGGATGCTCCTTCGGGGACCGTGGCATCTGTGGTGAGCGTCACTGACAATGACTATGTGACGACCTACAAGCTGAAGCTTACGAACGTGGGCCTGTCGGACCTGACCGATCAGAACAATGTACTGGAGACGCTCGGCATACTTGAGGGGACGAGAAAGAATACAATTACCGTAGGCCAGGATGCCTCCCTGAAAGTAGACGGCTTTGCTATAACATCCCACTCAAATGCGGTGACAAGTGCAATAGAAGGGGTAACTCTCAACCTGGCGGGTACGACCGCCACTGCCACGCCCATACAGGTCAAAATCTTAGCAGACAACGATACGCTAATCGATAAACTTACCACGTATATCGGGGGTATCAGTGATATACTTACTGCCATAAAAAATCAGAATACATACAGCGCCACCGATTCCAAGGCCCTGCTCGGCGATGTAAATCTCTCCGTGATCAAAGACAACATTACCAATGCGCTGTTTGCCGAGACAAGCAGCAATACTCTTTACAAAAACCTTTCCTCTGCGGGCATAACCTTTGCGAGCGACGGCACGATAAGCATGGACACCGATGCCCTCAAAAAAGCCCTCTTAAACAACAGGACGGATGTGGTGAACCTCCTCAAGAATTTCGGCACCTCTCTGAATGACAAGATGAATGTCTATGTAGACCCTTATACGGGGACCCTGAAGGATATTACAGAGTCGATTCAGAACGAGATAACAAGCCTCGATGACAGACTCGCAGAAATGGATCAGCAATTTGAACGACAGGCTGACCTGATGCGAAACAGATACAATGCCCTTGAGTCCCTTATCAGCAAATCGAATAGCTTAAAGACGTTCTTGTCTGATACATCTGATGCCAGGAAACAGACCTGGTAA
- a CDS encoding flagellar protein FlaG: protein MNVDISKHISGVKTQITSSSDKQATKDIRAPHRNEEVAKIAEKVKQEALSAKNVRMNYDSDIDRVVITVVDSQSQEVVRQIPWADSITFMKRFQQIIEWTTNKRV from the coding sequence ATGAATGTAGATATTTCGAAACATATTTCCGGCGTTAAGACGCAAATCACTTCCTCGAGTGACAAGCAGGCAACGAAGGACATCCGGGCGCCACATAGAAACGAAGAGGTTGCAAAGATTGCGGAAAAGGTGAAGCAGGAAGCACTGTCTGCCAAGAATGTAAGGATGAACTATGATTCTGATATTGACAGGGTCGTTATAACGGTTGTTGACAGCCAGAGCCAGGAGGTCGTACGGCAGATCCCGTGGGCCGACTCAATAACTTTTATGAAAAGATTTCAGCAGATCATAGAATGGACAACGAATAAGAGGGTGTAA
- a CDS encoding flagellin — protein MAFRVATNTAAISTQKYLSANQATQDKALQRLSSGTKVASSKDDAAGAAISFKLNVKAASLAKGIDNGNQDIGMLQTSESAMNTVSNILLRLKELATQASSSNTVDRDKLEIESNKLETALDNINTSTKYGDQDVFGNFVFTFQLGDTNSSSEQVTFSQNYVSAASVGSTALNGTGISLANVASAQAYITAVDVAIGSINSNKATIGATMNQIQFQVDNMTSMYENTKSANSTITDADFAAEMADMTKGQILQQSGISMLSQANQAPQMILSLLKG, from the coding sequence ATGGCTTTTAGAGTTGCAACAAACACCGCTGCGATCAGTACACAGAAATACTTATCAGCAAATCAGGCTACGCAAGACAAGGCTCTCCAGAGACTCTCTTCAGGTACCAAGGTGGCTTCGTCAAAAGATGACGCTGCCGGCGCGGCAATCTCTTTTAAACTGAACGTGAAAGCTGCATCCCTGGCAAAAGGCATTGATAACGGCAACCAGGATATCGGCATGCTGCAGACTTCAGAAAGTGCTATGAATACAGTGAGCAACATCCTCTTGCGGTTGAAAGAGCTCGCAACCCAGGCTTCATCATCGAATACCGTAGACAGGGACAAGCTCGAAATAGAATCGAACAAACTCGAAACGGCACTCGACAACATCAATACTTCCACCAAGTACGGCGATCAGGATGTCTTCGGCAATTTCGTCTTTACCTTCCAGTTGGGCGACACAAACAGCTCATCTGAGCAGGTAACCTTCAGCCAGAACTATGTTAGTGCGGCATCCGTTGGCTCCACAGCCTTAAACGGCACTGGCATAAGCTTGGCCAACGTTGCCAGCGCCCAGGCATATATCACGGCTGTGGACGTTGCCATTGGGTCGATCAATTCAAATAAGGCAACCATCGGCGCCACCATGAACCAGATCCAGTTCCAGGTCGATAACATGACATCCATGTATGAGAACACAAAATCTGCAAACTCGACCATCACGGATGCCGACTTTGCCGCAGAGATGGCCGATATGACCAAGGGCCAGATACTGCAGCAGTCAGGCATATCGATGTTGTCTCAGGCCAACCAGGCGCCACAGATGATACTATCCCTGTTGAAAGGATAA
- a CDS encoding glycosyltransferase, which produces MSKYPTLSVCMIVKNEEENLPVALASVRGVADELIVVDTGSKDRTVEIARRFGAKVFHFDWCDDFSAARNESLRHATKDYIMWLDGDDEFQSNHPGELREVLKMHRGKAFHFLVQLLFENRKDEYYQVRLFPRRKDILFEGRVHEQPNYSLRRSGIPTLTTQLRIVHHGYNSPDNIVQKLERNLKILEAEQAEKKGDIIVRFFRARTNMGLHRVKESETLYKEIIEDAKKDRFFRTTEYWRMSYLDLINVLAAQCSYGDAKTYIADLKNNFGADFFSYYFLGNVLMREGNYPDALKELAAAERADIEMGIFPVNKPQMLAELHAHAGFCCAKEGQRLDAIEYATKALKECGTDPHLLDSISDTFMILRDPESLTTVLSKMAPGTGKYHYKKGMYHIYRGHMADAASELETALMLGQKTRNCLSALMLCYEELRLLDKATALASEWRPVFDSDSELSKRLLTIYIDTCRYEEASGLLDRLNGQKDIEMKAADIYIAALKEDWEKMLACSLDLFQALALDKEPSLEDIIRLGQELLQKNEKKAALYMQQSIGLFAAKSPS; this is translated from the coding sequence ATGTCAAAATATCCCACCCTCTCTGTCTGTATGATAGTAAAAAATGAGGAGGAGAATCTCCCTGTGGCGCTTGCCTCCGTAAGGGGTGTTGCTGATGAGTTGATTGTTGTTGATACGGGATCAAAAGATAGAACCGTGGAGATAGCCAGGAGGTTTGGGGCAAAGGTATTTCACTTCGACTGGTGTGATGATTTTTCCGCAGCGAGGAACGAATCCCTCAGGCACGCCACTAAGGATTATATTATGTGGCTTGACGGCGATGATGAATTTCAATCGAATCATCCGGGTGAACTGAGAGAAGTCCTGAAAATGCATCGCGGAAAGGCTTTCCATTTTCTGGTGCAACTGCTTTTTGAAAACCGCAAGGATGAGTATTATCAGGTACGTCTGTTCCCCAGGAGAAAGGATATCTTGTTCGAAGGGAGGGTGCATGAGCAGCCCAACTATTCTTTGAGAAGATCCGGCATACCGACCCTCACCACCCAACTCCGAATAGTGCATCATGGTTATAACAGCCCGGATAATATTGTACAGAAGCTTGAGAGAAACCTCAAAATACTGGAGGCGGAACAGGCTGAAAAGAAAGGGGATATTATCGTAAGGTTTTTTCGGGCCAGGACCAATATGGGACTCCACAGGGTCAAAGAGTCTGAGACGCTCTACAAAGAGATTATTGAGGATGCAAAAAAGGACAGGTTCTTCAGAACTACTGAATACTGGCGGATGTCTTATCTGGATCTGATCAATGTGCTGGCTGCCCAATGCAGTTACGGGGACGCAAAAACCTATATAGCGGATTTGAAAAACAACTTCGGCGCAGACTTTTTTAGCTATTATTTTCTGGGCAATGTCCTCATGCGCGAAGGAAATTATCCTGACGCCCTGAAAGAGTTGGCGGCTGCCGAGAGGGCCGACATTGAAATGGGTATCTTCCCTGTAAACAAGCCCCAGATGCTCGCAGAGCTCCACGCTCATGCAGGATTCTGCTGTGCCAAGGAAGGGCAGCGACTCGATGCAATAGAGTATGCCACAAAGGCGCTCAAAGAATGTGGAACCGATCCGCATCTGCTCGATTCAATATCCGATACGTTCATGATACTGAGGGACCCGGAGAGTCTGACCACTGTACTCTCCAAAATGGCGCCTGGAACCGGGAAGTATCACTACAAGAAAGGGATGTATCATATTTACCGGGGGCATATGGCCGATGCCGCCTCCGAGCTTGAGACAGCCTTAATGTTGGGTCAAAAGACGAGAAACTGTCTGTCGGCCCTCATGCTCTGTTATGAAGAGCTTCGCCTCCTCGATAAGGCCACAGCCCTGGCGTCAGAATGGAGGCCTGTTTTTGACAGCGACAGTGAACTTTCAAAACGGCTGCTCACGATCTACATAGATACGTGCCGATACGAAGAGGCATCAGGGTTGCTGGATAGGCTAAATGGTCAGAAAGATATCGAGATGAAGGCTGCTGACATATATATTGCAGCCCTGAAAGAAGATTGGGAAAAGATGCTGGCATGCTCCCTGGACCTTTTTCAGGCCTTGGCGCTGGACAAGGAGCCGTCCCTGGAGGATATCATCAGGTTGGGCCAGGAGCTTCTTCAAAAAAATGAAAAGAAAGCTGCCCTTTATATGCAACAGAGCATAGGTTTATTTGCTGCTAAATCCCCCTCTTGA
- a CDS encoding flagellar assembly protein FliW, giving the protein MSETRLKGKIIGFEEHEEYTMESVFGEISPFRLLSCLEASLSFVVVSPYHILEDYSFELEENVLKTLEVDGNAIENVAVLCIVRPDNHILYVNLRSPLIVNTKSGFFTQIILQDESYAVSVPIVAKKR; this is encoded by the coding sequence ATGAGTGAGACCCGGCTTAAAGGGAAGATTATCGGATTTGAGGAGCATGAAGAGTATACGATGGAAAGCGTATTCGGGGAGATATCCCCCTTTCGTCTGCTGTCATGTTTGGAGGCTTCACTCTCATTTGTAGTGGTAAGCCCTTATCATATACTTGAAGATTATAGCTTTGAACTGGAAGAAAACGTTTTAAAAACCCTTGAAGTGGACGGAAATGCAATAGAAAATGTAGCGGTCCTTTGTATTGTAAGGCCAGATAATCACATCCTGTATGTAAATCTGAGGTCACCCCTTATTGTCAACACGAAGAGCGGTTTTTTTACGCAGATTATCCTTCAGGATGAATCCTACGCGGTGTCCGTTCCCATCGTTGCAAAAAAAAGATAG
- a CDS encoding carbon storage regulator produces the protein MLVLSRKKNESIVIKGDGGDIRIVVVEIDKGKVRLGIDAPRGYPIVREELVREIKNANRLSAFDNLETIRKLIEDENE, from the coding sequence ATGCTTGTTCTTTCAAGAAAGAAGAATGAAAGTATAGTAATCAAAGGCGATGGCGGTGATATCAGAATAGTTGTTGTTGAGATCGATAAGGGAAAAGTCAGGCTTGGCATAGATGCGCCCAGGGGATATCCAATAGTCAGAGAAGAGCTTGTCCGTGAGATCAAAAATGCCAACAGGCTGTCGGCTTTCGATAACCTCGAAACCATAAGGAAACTTATAGAGGATGAAAATGAGTGA
- the flgL gene encoding flagellar hook-associated protein FlgL — translation MRVTNKLRSDVSKNQLISLNEKITVLQEQISSSKKILHPSDDPVIYGRNVQMTSEKNMNTQYKRNLDRLSTFAGTYETVFGSMKDLLSTAKQLAVTQSSDQMDATSRKTAAVQIEGIIENLVTLGNTKVGNTYAFGGKRSDTAAFVLDETDYSVAFHGSDNVPEVYVDGSTKEKLGMSGKSAFYDGNTVSVFGALKELKDALENNDGDAIRTAMGSINKALDLTANNVAYIGTYSSTITTLTTQNSTKGDLLTTTMSDMVDADMIQLVVEFNTLSNAYQAATSSLSTIMKLSILNYM, via the coding sequence ATGAGAGTGACAAACAAACTCAGATCGGATGTTTCCAAAAATCAACTCATCAGCCTGAACGAGAAGATTACCGTTCTTCAGGAACAGATATCTTCATCAAAGAAGATACTGCACCCTTCCGACGATCCGGTCATATATGGGCGGAATGTCCAGATGACCTCGGAAAAGAACATGAATACCCAGTATAAAAGGAACCTTGACCGGCTCAGTACTTTTGCAGGGACCTACGAAACGGTATTCGGCAGTATGAAAGATCTTTTGAGCACGGCAAAACAGTTGGCCGTAACTCAGAGTTCGGACCAGATGGATGCAACCAGCAGAAAGACTGCAGCCGTACAGATAGAAGGCATCATAGAGAATCTTGTAACCCTGGGTAATACAAAGGTGGGAAATACCTATGCATTCGGGGGAAAGAGATCTGATACGGCCGCCTTTGTGCTGGATGAGACAGACTATTCCGTCGCCTTCCATGGGTCCGATAATGTTCCGGAGGTTTATGTTGATGGAAGCACAAAAGAGAAGCTGGGCATGTCAGGGAAGAGCGCTTTTTATGACGGAAATACCGTGAGTGTTTTTGGCGCGTTAAAGGAGCTGAAGGACGCGCTTGAAAATAACGATGGAGACGCAATAAGGACCGCCATGGGTAGTATCAACAAAGCGCTGGATTTGACTGCGAACAATGTGGCCTACATCGGGACTTACTCCAGCACGATAACGACGCTGACAACGCAAAACTCAACAAAGGGAGACCTGTTGACGACTACAATGTCCGATATGGTAGATGCTGACATGATCCAGTTGGTGGTTGAATTTAATACGCTCTCCAACGCTTATCAGGCGGCAACCTCCAGTTTGTCAACAATAATGAAGTTGAGTATTTTAAATTACATGTAA
- the flgK gene encoding flagellar hook-associated protein FlgK, whose amino-acid sequence MSISSILNIAKTAMIATQTSLQVTSNNIANVDTDGYTRQEVILGEARSILTENGALGSGVSANGVIQHYNKYLEKAIASKNSDLEGQKTLQGYFGRIEALLEESSSNLSSNIDDFFNGWQELSTDPTSVSARTTVAAAGENLSRGIRNLYGDLKGLQMELDSTIGSEINHINGMLSSIADLNQQIFESSSNSTDGAPDLLDKRAELFKELSGEIDVTSIEDKYGRLTVSTGNGGNTLVDGNKYWNLKTIDDEATGFNRIAWEDQSGNLTDITDRIKSGKLKALVDMRDKHIGNGFLNDVDELAKSIITETNTIHETGYNLNGTTGISFFSDITGNYAKNIDVNDQIKDDVKNIAAASSTLNSTDNDIVLSIAALVDKKVTINGSSSTFSDYVSAMENKIGELAKNAKALSEYQQSTMDALVSQRESISGVSVDEEMMNLLKFQHAYQAAAKLYNVADQLFQALIGMVSR is encoded by the coding sequence ATGAGCATATCCTCCATACTCAATATTGCCAAAACCGCTATGATAGCGACGCAGACATCGCTTCAGGTCACGTCGAACAATATAGCAAACGTAGATACCGATGGGTATACAAGACAAGAGGTGATTTTAGGGGAAGCCCGATCCATACTGACGGAGAATGGCGCGCTCGGCAGCGGTGTAAGCGCGAATGGTGTCATTCAGCATTACAATAAGTATTTAGAGAAGGCAATCGCAAGCAAAAACAGCGACCTGGAAGGGCAAAAGACCCTTCAGGGTTATTTTGGGAGGATCGAGGCACTCCTCGAGGAGAGTAGTTCAAATCTTTCCTCAAACATAGATGATTTTTTTAACGGATGGCAGGAGTTATCTACGGACCCTACAAGCGTTTCCGCAAGAACAACTGTTGCTGCGGCAGGGGAGAATCTTTCGCGTGGTATACGGAACCTATATGGCGATTTGAAGGGTTTGCAGATGGAATTGGACAGCACAATAGGCAGCGAAATCAATCATATTAACGGAATGCTGTCTTCCATCGCAGATTTGAACCAGCAGATATTCGAGAGCTCGAGCAACAGCACTGACGGTGCACCGGATCTGCTCGACAAAAGAGCAGAACTGTTCAAAGAACTCTCCGGCGAGATAGATGTCACATCCATTGAGGATAAATACGGAAGGTTGACCGTATCAACAGGTAACGGTGGCAATACCCTCGTTGATGGAAATAAATACTGGAATTTGAAAACAATTGACGATGAGGCTACAGGTTTTAACAGGATAGCCTGGGAAGACCAGTCGGGAAACCTTACCGATATAACCGATAGAATTAAAAGCGGAAAATTGAAGGCATTGGTGGATATGCGGGATAAGCATATAGGGAATGGTTTTTTGAACGATGTAGACGAACTGGCCAAGTCAATAATAACGGAAACAAATACGATTCATGAGACCGGCTATAACTTGAACGGCACCACCGGTATTTCCTTCTTTTCGGATATTACGGGAAACTATGCAAAGAACATAGATGTGAACGATCAGATAAAGGATGATGTGAAAAATATTGCTGCCGCCTCTTCAACCCTTAATTCTACGGATAATGATATAGTTTTGAGCATCGCCGCTCTGGTTGACAAAAAGGTGACAATCAACGGAAGCAGTTCGACCTTTTCCGACTATGTGTCCGCCATGGAGAACAAGATCGGTGAACTTGCGAAGAATGCAAAAGCGCTTTCAGAGTACCAGCAAAGCACTATGGATGCCTTGGTGAGTCAGAGAGAGAGCATTTCTGGAGTTTCGGTAGACGAGGAGATGATGAACCTGCTGAAATTTCAGCACGCCTATCAAGCCGCTGCCAAACTTTACAATGTTGCTGATCAGCTTTTTCAGGCCCTAATAGGGATGGTATCAAGATAA
- the flgN gene encoding flagellar export chaperone FlgN codes for MDSHQIVFEITHKELIILKDFLKVLREERDAIISFSLEGIIRENNRKEELLKKIEYLENEKEKMLKEITDQDSIFNSERWTSLSSDIRQTMKEINVALGKNMKLLSFSMDHVRSSIENVVGFINKATYGRKQQIISFFPSREI; via the coding sequence ATGGACAGCCACCAGATAGTATTTGAGATAACTCATAAAGAATTGATTATACTAAAGGACTTTTTAAAGGTTCTCAGGGAGGAAAGAGACGCTATAATTTCCTTTTCTCTTGAAGGGATTATCAGAGAAAATAACAGAAAAGAAGAACTGTTGAAAAAGATTGAATACCTCGAAAATGAGAAAGAAAAAATGCTGAAGGAGATCACCGATCAGGACTCGATATTCAATAGTGAAAGATGGACGTCCCTGTCAAGCGATATAAGGCAGACAATGAAAGAAATCAATGTTGCTCTGGGAAAAAATATGAAACTATTGTCGTTTTCGATGGATCATGTGAGGTCATCTATTGAGAACGTTGTGGGTTTTATAAATAAAGCAACTTACGGAAGAAAACAGCAGATAATATCTTTCTTTCCTTCGAGGGAAATATAG
- the flgM gene encoding flagellar biosynthesis anti-sigma factor FlgM, translated as MKILNDKNVSLLDNLIKAPNNRPLKENTTTGNGNSDMSDKVELSSRKQEIETIKEKVMALPVIRQEKVDQIREAIKAETYNVKGELVARSMLKSHLLDEIF; from the coding sequence ATGAAAATATTGAACGATAAGAACGTCAGTTTACTTGATAATCTTATCAAAGCTCCTAACAACAGGCCCTTGAAAGAAAACACAACTACCGGAAATGGTAACAGTGATATGTCCGACAAAGTTGAGTTGTCGAGCAGAAAGCAGGAGATTGAGACGATTAAGGAAAAGGTTATGGCATTGCCTGTTATCAGGCAGGAGAAGGTAGATCAGATCAGAGAGGCTATTAAAGCGGAGACATATAATGTAAAGGGCGAGCTTGTGGCAAGAAGTATGCTCAAAAGCCACCTTTTGGATGAGATTTTTTAA
- a CDS encoding flagellar basal body P-ring protein FlgI, producing MSEKFMITEDRMKNSKFKIQNAKLFLSCLLSTTCCLLLLLVLTVQPSDAARIKELGYINGVRANQLIGYGLVVGLNGTGDKSATIFTNQSLANMLEKMGVKIDPTATKVNNIAAVMVMADLPPFSKVGNKVDAVVSSIGDSKSLEGGVLLITQLKGADGEVYAVAQGPMVVGGFSASGQGASVQKNHPTVGRIANGVSIEKEIGYEYVKTESIIISLKTPDFTNARRIEERINTVFQDSSYAKDGGTINVTIPDNLKANPVKFLSIIENLDIKPDALAKIVVDEKTGTIVIGENVRISTVAISHGNISIQIKEDEKVSQPLPFAPVGAQTVRTPDTKIKVEEEKGRFVVMEAGISIKELVNALNAIGVSTRDVIVILLAIKAAGALHAELEVI from the coding sequence ATGAGTGAAAAGTTTATGATAACAGAAGACAGGATGAAGAATTCAAAATTCAAAATTCAAAATGCAAAATTGTTTTTAAGCTGCCTTCTGTCTACCACTTGCTGCTTGCTGTTACTCCTTGTATTGACAGTGCAACCGTCCGATGCTGCCCGCATAAAAGAGCTCGGTTATATAAATGGCGTAAGGGCAAATCAGTTGATAGGCTATGGGCTTGTAGTCGGGTTGAATGGAACAGGAGATAAATCGGCTACGATTTTTACAAATCAATCGCTCGCGAATATGCTTGAAAAAATGGGGGTTAAGATAGACCCAACTGCTACCAAAGTTAATAATATCGCTGCTGTAATGGTAATGGCAGACCTGCCGCCGTTCAGCAAGGTCGGCAACAAAGTGGATGCTGTTGTATCCTCTATAGGAGACTCGAAGAGTTTGGAAGGGGGAGTTCTCCTTATTACGCAACTTAAGGGGGCGGACGGTGAGGTCTATGCTGTGGCTCAGGGGCCTATGGTTGTAGGAGGTTTTTCTGCCTCAGGCCAGGGCGCAAGTGTACAAAAAAACCACCCGACAGTGGGAAGGATTGCAAACGGTGTTTCGATAGAAAAGGAGATCGGTTATGAATATGTTAAAACAGAGTCCATTATAATTTCGTTAAAAACTCCCGATTTTACAAATGCAAGGAGAATTGAGGAACGGATAAATACTGTTTTTCAAGATTCTTCATATGCCAAGGATGGCGGCACAATCAACGTAACAATACCTGATAATTTAAAGGCAAATCCCGTAAAATTCCTTTCAATTATAGAAAATCTGGATATAAAACCTGATGCCCTGGCAAAGATTGTAGTTGATGAAAAAACAGGCACGATTGTGATCGGTGAGAATGTGAGAATTTCAACTGTGGCAATATCTCACGGCAATATCAGCATTCAAATAAAAGAGGACGAAAAGGTCAGTCAACCGTTGCCTTTCGCGCCTGTCGGTGCCCAGACTGTTAGAACGCCTGATACAAAAATAAAAGTGGAGGAAGAAAAAGGACGTTTTGTCGTAATGGAGGCGGGCATCTCCATAAAAGAACTGGTTAACGCACTCAATGCCATCGGTGTTTCAACAAGGGATGTAATAGTGATACTTCTGGCCATTAAAGCAGCAGGCGCTTTACATGCAGAGTTGGAAGTAATATGA